Genomic window (Kangiella profundi):
GCAGCTACTAGCCAGTTGACGCCAAATTCTCTTACATGGCTTAGCTGTTTAATGAGCAAGAATCCTGAAAACAAGTAAATGCCAATCAATACATATTCGGTAATTACCTTAAAACTTGTTAGCCCTTCTCCCGGAATAAATGTGGCTGGGACTGACTGGGGGAAGTAGAGAAACCAAATATGAAAGAGTGCAACTATAATCAAAGCTAGGACCAGCCAGAAGTAGCGTGAAATCTTAGTTAGTTTTTGCTCGACTTTGTAGCTAATGCAGGCCACAAATAATAATGTCAGAGCCATCATAAATCTTGCAGCCAGCCAGAAGTTAATAGCTTTTTCAGGGCCACTTGGTGTAATAAATGGGGGCATACCCTGATAAGAAATTGTATGGGTAATATCCAAATGGAGAACTGTGAGAGCTCCTGTACCTAATATTATAACCTTGGGGCTGGGTTGAAATTTCTGAGTAACCCAGGCAATACCGAACACCATGCAGGCAACGGCTATTGCAATAATTTCGAGGGTGGTATGGAGTGGTAGGTATGAGGCAAGACCTCGACTTAGCTCAGGTTCGGGTAAAACCAGAACAATACCCATTGAGATGACTAATGTAATAACCCAGGCTGACACGGAGCGGTCAGAGCTTTGAAGACTTCTGAGCTTTGTTAGCATACTTATCGGGTCATCCCCCTTTTGGCAAAGTAGAAGCAGAATCTAGTTATGCTTTTTAGTACTGCATCTACGTAACACTGTTTATAGCAGTTTATTAGGAAATGCTCAACTAATCTTGAAATTTGCTGCAGTGTTGGAAATTAGTTGGAGAGCTCTTAGGACATAATGAATATAAGTCTTTTGCAGAGGATAAGCTTGACACAGACTTCTAAATAACTAGCCTAGTGGCAACTACTCGGTACTTTTAAAACCAAATTATGCAGCAAAAAATTACAGAATGGCTGAAAAATCATGGCGTTGAGTTTTCGGACATAACAGCGCTTGCTTCAGTATTGGGGCTTATCGTCCTGATATCTGTAGTGGTTCACTTGATTCTACATCGTGTGGTTCTGCGCTTTGTGGAGAATAGAGCTCGCCAGTCCAAGAAGCTTTGGAAGCGCTCTTTATTCGAAAATAAGCTGTTTAACCGCTTTGCTCTGATGATTCAGGGTATCATAATCTATATTCAGGCGGGACTCTGGTTAATGCCAGAATCTATTGTCTTGAACTGGATTCAGACCATTACCCTGTTGTGGATCCAGCTCTTTGCCTTGCTAACCATCTTCTCGTTTTTAGATGCGCTTTATTTAATGGGGCAAAAGAAAACTGAAGCCAAGGCATTGCCACTAAAAGGTATATTCCAGAGCATTAAAATTGTGGCGGTGTTGGTAGTCGCCATTTTGGCTATTTCAATTTTAGCCGGAAAATCTCCAATACTGATTCTGAGTGGCTTAGGGGCCATGACGGCAGTAGTTATGTTAGTGTTCAAGGATCCTATTCTTGGTCTGGTTGCGGGCATTCAACTATCTGCCAATGATATGCTGGAAGTGGGTGACTGGCTGGAAATGCCGCAATATGGTGCTGATGGTGATGTGATTGAAATTGGACTGACAACGGTCAAAGTTCAGAATTGGGATAAGACCATTACTACCATTCCAACCTATGCCTTAATTTCAAACTCATTCAAAAACTGGCGCGGAATGATGGAGTCGGGTGGGCGACGGATCAAGCGTTCGGTGCTGATTGATTCCAGCAGCGTTGAGTTTTTATCCGATCAGGTTATTGAGAAATTAAGTAAGTCAAAGTTATTAGCTCCTTATCTCCAGCAGAAACTTGATGAAGTCAAAAAGTACAATGAAGAGAACGGGGTGGATATGTCCTTAAGAATTAATGGTCGTCGTTTGACCAATCTTGGGACTTTCAGAGCTTATTTATTGAATTATCTAAAAAATCACGCTCAAATCCATCAAGAGCTGACTTTAATGGTTCGTCAGCTAGAAGCTTCTGCCAATGGGATTCCTTTGGAAATTTATGCCTTTACCAAGACTACTGACTGGGCTGTTTATGAGGGCATTCAGTCAGATATTTTTGATCATATTTTTGCGGTGCTGCCTGAATTTGGCCTGAGAGTGCATCAGTCACCAACTGGCTATGACGTCAGATCTCTGGCATTTGCCAGGGATGGAAGGGGACATGATCAACCAGCAACTGGGGCAAAAGCTGAACAAAATAAATCCAGCTAATTGCCGTTCAAACTATGACAACGGGCGGCAAACGCTTATAATTGCCGCCTTATTGCTTCCGCCCATGTTTTACCTAAGAGAGTCGCATGTCGAAAACTGATTCAAAACTCGTGTCTCAAATTGAGAATCGCCGTACTTTTGCCATTATTTCACACCCGGATGCCGGTAAAACGACCATTACCGAAAAGGTTTTGTTGTTCGGAAACCAGATCCAGGAAGCCGGCGTAGTAAAAGGGCGTGGTGGTAAGCATGCGACTTCAGACTGGATGGAGCTGGAAAAACAGCGTGGTATTTCGGTTACTACTTCGGTGATGCAGTTTCCTTACGGTGGCCGTACTGTCAACCTGTTGGATACTCCAGGACACGAGGACTTCTCTGAGGATACTTATCGAACTTTAACTGCCGTTGATTCGGCGTTGATGGTTATTGATGCGGCAAAGGGTGTGGAAGCCAGAACCATTAAGTTGATGGAAGTTTGTCGCTTACGTGATACCCCTATCATTACCTTTATGAACAAGATGGATCGCGATATTCGTGATCCAATTGAGCTGCTGGATGAAGTTGAAGATGTCTTAAAAATTAACTGCTCCCCAGTAACCTGGCCCATCGGCATGGGTAAGCAGTTCAAAGGTGTTTACCATATCCTTGAAGATAAGACCTACCTTTACCAATCTGGTCAGGGTCACAAGATTCAGGAAGAGCGGATCATTGAAGGTTTGGATAACCCGGAACTTGATGAAGCTGTGGGCTATCTGGCTAACGATTTACGTGAAGAGTTAGAGCTTGTACAGGGCGCCAGCCACGAGTTTGATTTACAGGAATTTCTGGAAGGTAAGCTAACGCCAGTCTTTTTCGGTACGGCACTGGGTAACTTCGGGGTTAACCATATGCTGGATGGCCTGGTTAAATGGGCTCCTTCACCATTAGCCCGTGAGGCGGATGAGCGTATGGTTGAGGCGACCGAGCCAACCTTTTCTGCCTTCGTTTTCAAGATTCAGGCCAACATGGATCCACAGCACCGCGACCGTATTGCTTTCGCCAGAATTTGCAGTGGTAAGTACACCAAAGGGATGAAAATGCGTCATGTGCGTTTAAACCGTGATATGACGGTCAGCAATGCGTTGACCTTCCTGGCTGGTGATCGTGAGCATCTCGAAGAAGCCTATGCTGGCGATATCATCGGTTTGCATAATCATGGCACCATTCAAATTGGTGATACCTTTACTGAAGGCGAGGTTATGAAGTTTAAGGGCATTCCAAACTTCGCTCCTGAATTGTTCCGTCGCGTTCGTCTACGCGACCCTTTGAAGAATAAAGCGCTTATCAAAGGTTTGGTTCAGTTATCCGAAGAAGGTGCAACTCAGGTGTTCCGCCCGCAAAATTCAAATGACCTTGTGCTTGGTGCGGTCGGTGTGCTGCAGTTTGATGTGGTTGCGCATCGCCTCAAAAACGAATATAAAGTGGAATGTATCTATGAGCAGGTAAATGTCTCAACGGCACGCTGGGTAGAGTGTGACGATGAGAAGAAGTTTGAAGAGTTCAAGCGTAAGAATGCCGATAACCTGGCTCTGGATGGAGGGGACAACTGGACTTATTTAGCACCGACCATGGTTAATTTGAACTTAGCCATTGAGCGTTGGCCAGATGTTCGATTCTTTGAAACACGCGAGCACTAGGTCAGTCGACATAAATCCTGTGCTGCAATGGAAAGGGTAGAGAATATAGGATGTTCAGACCAAAGCGCAAAGAACCTGAAATTAAGTTATTCGACAGTCATTGTCATCTAGACTTCCCGGTTTTTGATAAAGACCGGGATGCCATTCTTAGCACCATGCATAAAGTCGGAATCGAGGGTATCCTGATTCCCGGCGTCACACAGGATAAGTGGCGCTACCTGCGACAACTAGCGGCATTAAGACCTGATGTCCATGTTGCTCTGGGCTTACACCCCATGTTTCTAAAAGAGCATAAAAAACAACACCTACACGATCTTGAATTGGCTGTGACGGTTAATAATCTTTCGGCAATTGGTGAAATTGGTCTTGACTACTATGAAAAGGAAGCGGATCGAAAGACTCAGATTTCCTTATTCAAGGCACAAATTGAAATTGCTAAGTCAGCTGGCCTTCCAGTGATTTTGCATGTTCGTAAGTCTCATGAAGATATTCTGCTGTATTTAAAGACTTTGCACTTTGAACACGGCGGCATTGTGCATGCTTATAATGGCAGTATGGAGCAGGCAAAGCGCTATCGCGACTTTGGCTTTAAACTCGGTTTTGGCGGTGCCATGACCTACCCAAGAGCGGTAAAACTTCGTGCCTTAGCTGCCGAATTGCCTTTATCTGATATAGTTCTGGAAACGGATGCGCCAGATATGAAACCCTATAATTATACAAAAGACCATAACACCCCTCTGAATATCTTTCAGAATTTCAATAGCTTAGTTGAATTGCGAGAAGAGCCTGCGCATGAAATTGCAACTGCAACGACTCAAAACAGTAAGCAAATATTGGGTATTCAGTAAGCAAAATCTCGTTATTTCACATTTATCTAAAGACCCTGTTGTTATTGGTTAAGTTTTAAGCTATAACAATTCGCGGTTTGCCTTTAGAAGGCTAACCGTCCTATAGCTGAAATATAACTAAACATAAACTAACAATAACGGGGTTTAAAAATGGATAAAAAATCTATTTTCCCGCCTGCCAAAAAGCTGATGATCGCCACTGCAGTTCTTTCTGCGGTGAGCTTTAATAATGCTGTTTTGGCGGCAGAAGAGGAAGAAGCGGAGAGCATTGTTGTAACAGGTTCTCGTATTCGTCAGGCACAAGCTGAAGGTGCTAATCCGGTAAAAGTCTTAGATAGAGCAACTCTAGATCAATCTGGTTTAAAAACCATTGGCGACATTCTAGCCCAGTTGCCAGGTTCAGGTTCTGCACTGAATACTCGATTCAATAGTAGTGGTAACTTCGGTTTCCCACCAGATGGTGGTGGTGTAGGCGCTGGTGCAGCTCAGGTTGCATTACGTCACTTGGATGCTAAAAGAACATTGGTGCTGGTTGATGGTCAGCGCTGGGTTAACGGTTCTTCAGCATCGGGGGTATCAAACTCTGTTGACTTAAATACGATACCTATCAGTATTATCGATCGAGTTGAAATTCTAGAAGATGGCGCTTCATCAATTTACGGTTCTGATGCAATTGCTGGTGTTGTAAATATCATTACTCGTAAAGATTTCGAAGGAATGGAGATCAATGCCTATGGTGGCATGTTTGATGAAGGTGATGGTGAAACCGGCCAATTTGATATTTCATTTGGTGCAAACTCAGATCGCCTGAATGTCTTTTTCAACGTCAGCCATTACGATCAACAGTCAGTAAAAGCACTGGACCGTGAGTTATCAAAAGTGCCTGTACCTTATACTGGCGTAACTCGTGGTAGTTCTGGTACTCCTCAAGGTCGTTTCTTGTTTGTTGACCCTAACGATCAAGTGAACGACTTGACTATTAACGATGGTGTTACCGGGATTCCTACCTATGATGTAAGTAACCCCGGTGGTCCTAACGACGACTTCCATGCGTTCACAAACAATGATCGTTTCAATTTCTCAACATACAATTTGTATGTCACACCAAGTCAACGCACCTCTATCTTTGGTCAGGTGAATTATCAAGTTTCTGATAATGTTAGTTTCTATACTAAGGCCATGTACAATAACCGAAAATCAACAAACCAGGCTGCTCCCGAGCCAATTTTCATTGGTCCAGATGCTGGCACAGGTGGTTTGGCTGATACGGTCGGTATTCACGAAACCAATCCCTATAACCCATTTGGTTTTACTCTGGATGAGAATAACTTAATCTTTATTGGACGTCGTCCGTTAGAGGGTGGCCCTCGTGTGTTCAAGCAAAATGTTGATACCACATTTATTGCAATGGGCTTTAATGGTAGCTTCATGGCTGGCGATAATGACTATTATTGGGACGTTAACTACAGTCACGGTAAGAATGACGCACAGCAGACCACTTATGGTAGCTACAATATCCGCCGAATTAAAAATGCCCTTGGACCTTTAGCTGACTGTCAGGCATTAGAAGGTTGTGTGCCATTGAACCTAACCGGTGGTCAGGGTGATGGTTCTGGAACTATTACTCGTGAAATGCTGGATTATATTCAGCCTGTCATGACAGATGTCAGCGATAATGTTATTGATACCTTCTCAGCAAACATTTCAGCGGACCTATTTGAAATGCCTGCAGGTTATTTCTCTTTCGCAGCCGGTATTGAGTCACGCGAGTATCGTGGTTCTTACCAGCCTGATGGGCTGGTTGTTGCCGGCGAAAGTAATGGTGTTCCATCAACACCAACTCGTGGTGAGTATGACGTTGATGAATATTATGCAGAGTTTAAAGTGCCATTGCTAAAAGATATGGCAGCGGCCGAAGAGCTAACTTTAACATTGGCTGCTCGCAACTCTGACTACAGTACCTTTGGTTCTGAAACAACAACTAAGTTTGGCGCTCTGTGGCGTGTAACTGATGAGTTTATGATTCGTGGTGCTGTATCCGAAGGTTTCCGAGCGCCAAGTATCGGTGAGCTTTATGCCGGTGCTTCACGTTACGATGCAACCCTAACTGACCGCTGCTCAAACTATGTTGGTACACAATTCCAAGAAGATTGCGAAGCGTTAGGCATTCCTGACACTTATCAGCAAACTAATCCTCAGATCTCTATCACAACTGGTGGTAATCCAGATCTTGATGCAGAGCGTTCTGATAGCACTACTTTTGGTTTCGTTTATAGTCCTGGTTGGGCAGCAGAAGCTGATTGGATCAACTCTTTAGATTTCAAAGCTACTTACTACAACCATGAAATTGAAGGTGCTGTGCAGGCAATTGATGCGCAGACTCAGTTGAACCTCTGTATTGAAACTCAAAACCCTGAGTATTGTAATGGAATTAGCCGCACTGCAGGTGGTGCTATTAATGGCTTCAATAACCGTCTGGTTAATATCGGTGTGATAGAAACCTCTGGTTACGATTTTAATATAAGCTATGTCAGCCCACAGTATGACTGGGGTACATTGAATGTTGATTGGACGAACACTATCGTCAATGAATACATTGAGGAGTCATTAGGACTTCGTGAAGATATCGCTGGTATTGAGCGCAATGACTCTGGTATTCCTGAGTGGAAGTCAATGATTAGTACTACCTGGAAGCGTAATGACTGGAGTTTAGGTTGGACAATGCGCTATATCGATAGTTTGACTGAATCTTGCTCAGATACTTTGGATAATACACCTAACAGTTTAACTGCTTTAGGTTTATGTTCGAACCCAGGTGCTACCGATGCTGAATCAACCAATGAGTTAGATTCTCGTTTGTACCACGATCTTCAGTTTACTTATTATCCTGAAATTGATGGTATGGACATGGAATTAACCCTTGGTATCAACAATGCACTAAACGAAGATCCACCAGCTTGTTTCAGCTGCTCTCTGAATGGTTATGACCCATCGGTCTACGATCCTGAAGGTAGCTTCAGCTATCTATCAATTAGAATGAAGTTCTAGTTGTTGCAGGTAAGTTGGGGAATGGGGCTTCGGCCCCATTTTTTATGTCTTGTTGAAGTTGAACATTGGAAAATACTGCTGTTTGGTTTAATCTGAGCTCATCCTACAGCAAATACTAATGGCATCATGTCCTCAACTTTATCCTCGTTTCAATTATTGGATTTATTAAAAAAAGCAAACTGGATTTCCGAGGAGCAATTTCAGGCGTCCAGAATTCACTTGCGACAAGTGAATCCCAAGCTGCATCCTATCGAGCAAGTTGCCGATCTTTCCTTAACTCGTCACGACGATCACCGAAGCATCATTGATGAGGAGCTGCTCACCCAGTTTGTTGCAAAACTGTATAAGTTACCTTATGAAAAAATTGATCCGTTAAAAATTGATGTGGATGGCGTAACCAGAGTGATGTCTCTTGCCTATGCACAACGGCATAATATTTTGGTCATTCATGTTGATAAAGATGCCGAGGTTGTCAAAGTTGCTGTGATGTATCCTGAAGACTTGTCCTGGCGCGAAAGCCTTGAGCAGGTTTTAAGAATGAAAATCGTGCCGGTGATGGGCAATCCAGCACTAATTAAACGCTACCAAAAAGAATTTTATCTGCTTTCGGCTTCTGTAAAAGGCGCCAACGACATAAAGCTACAAAAAGATAATACTGTAACTAATCTTGAACAGCTCATTGAGCTTAAAGGAGCCGAAGAGGCTGACGCTAATGACCAGCACATTGTTCAGATTGTTGATTGGTTATTGCAGTATGCATTTAAAGAGCGAGCCAGTGATATTCACATTGAGCCTAGACGAGAAGTAGGCAGAATACGTTTTCGAATTGATGGTGTTTTACATAAGGTTTATGAACTGCCCATATCAATCACCCATGCGGTAATCTCACGACTAAAAATTCTTGGTCGCATGGATCTTGCAGAGCGTCGTAAACCTTTGGATGGTCGTGTTAAAACCAAAAGTCCTGATGGTTCTGAAATTGAACTACGTTTATCGACGCTACCAACTGCTTTTGGTGAAAAATTTGTTGGACGTATTTTTGATCCAACCGTATTAACTCGTAATTTTGATGAGCTTGGTCTTGAAGCAGAAACTGAAGCGACCTGGCGCGATATGATAAGTCAGCCGACGGGTATTGTTCTGCTTACTGGTCCCACTGGGTCAGGTAAAACAACAACTCTGTATACATCACTTAAACTGCTGGCCACGCCTGAAGTAAATATCTGTACGATAGAAGACCCTATTGAAATGGTTGATCCAAACCTTAACCAGATGCAGGTTCACCATGATATTGATTTGGACTTTGCAGCGGGGGTCAGGGCTTTGCTTCGACAGGATCCTGACATCATTATGATAGGTGAGATTCGTGATAAAGAAACGGCTCAGATGGCGGTGCAGGCAGCTTTGACCGGTCACCTTGTGATATCAACGCTGCACACCAACGATGCACCTTCGGCGATGACCCGTCTGATCGAGATTGGTGTTGAGCCCTATTTATTAAATGCAACCATGCTTGGGGTGATGGCACAGCGCCTGGTTCGTACTTTATGCAAATATTGCAAAGAAGAAGTTTCAACCGATCCCCTGGCGTGGAAAGCTTTGGTAGGAGAAAACCAAAAAGTACCGATGCCTGAAAAAATATTTCACCCCGTTGGCTGTGATCGTTGTCGACACACGGGCTATCAGGGACGACAGGGCATTTATGAATTACTAAAAGTCACTGATGATCTTAAAACATTGGTTTATGAAGGGGCACAAATTCGTCAATTACGAAAGCAGGGGATTGCCGATGGCATGAACCTACTAAGAGTCAGCGGTGCTTATAAAGTTGCCGCAGGTTTAACAACCATCGACGAAGTTTTAAGAGTAGCTCCTAGAGATACTAAATAGCTTTTGATTGGATACGGTTTAGAGTTCAAAGGCTGATGTAAATATCAGCCTTTTATTTTTCAGTATCATCTTGAGATTTGTCGCTTTCGGTTTCAGCAAGTGCTTCATCAGTTCCTAGAATGTTTTCTTCATCCTGACCATTGTCACCAATTTCCTCACCTTCCTGCATTGACTCTGTTTCAGGGTCTACCAGCTCGGAACCACCTGCCTTAGGTTCGGCTACTTGCTTGAGCACCTGATAGTACATGCGGATATTGTTCACGTATTTAACTGGCTCATCCCCTCGGGCATACCCATAGCGGGTTCTTGAATACCATTTCTTCTGACGAAGCAGAGGCAGGTATTCTTTAACATCCAGCCACTTATCAGGATTGGCTCCGTCACCTTCTGCCAGACGACGTGCATCTTCAAGATGGCCAAAACCCACATTGTATGCAGCCAGTGCAAACCAGGTTCGGTCTGGCTCTTCAATACGATCAGGTATCTTTTCTTTAACCAGGCGTAAATAATCTGCTCCGCCTAAAATGCTTTGCTCCGCATCAAGACGGTTTTTAACACCAAGCTGTTTGGCGGTATTGAGGGTTAGCATCATCAAACCCCTTACGCCGGTTGGAGAGCGGGCGTGAGGTTCCCAGTGAGATTCTTGATAGCCCATGGCGGCCAGCAAACGCCAGTCCAGGTCATTCGCGGCTGCTTCGTAGAAATAAGGACGATATTTATCCAGTTTGTCTTCTATGGCCCGGAGAAACTCTCGATTGCCAACATAATCGAATTTGGACAAGTGGCCATAGTAACGCTCTGTCAGGTAGGCCAAAGTTCCGTCACCACGAATTTTTGAGAAAAACTCAATCGCTTTAATATACAAGCTATTGTCTGTGCCTTTCGGGAAAGCCCAGGCCAATGGTTCAGGTTCAGATATGCTAAAGGCTACTGCCAGCTCCGGTTGAACCTGGCGAGCCAGCTGCAGCTCATTAGAGTCTACAATGGTGTAATCGAAGGTACCGTCCAGCACACCATCTAGCAGGTCCTGTGGCGTCAAATCAGAACGCTCCGTCCAGCTTAAGTTGGGGTAATCTTGTTGTGCATTCAACAGTTCCTCTGAGTGGGAGCTGTTGGCAACTACGGTCAGGTTTTTATCAACCTGGCTGAAGTCGCGAGGACGATCATTGCCTTGCTTGTAAACAAGCTTACTGGTTATTTCCTGATAGGGTGGGCCAAAGCGAAGATATTCTTCACGCTGTTTAGTAACTGTTAATCCAGCTGCCGCAAAATCAGCTCGACCACTGGAAACTTCACGCAAAATCTTGGCGATATCGTTTTCGGTCACAATCTGAACCCGCACACCGAGTTCATCCGCAAATAACTTTACCAAATCATATTCAAATCCGCTGAAACCCTCTTCACCGACATACATGGTGGTGGGAGATATGCGAGTATAAACTTTGATGTAACCTTGCTGCTGAACGCTTTCCAGCTGGTTTTTGGGTTCTTCGGTACAGCTTGTCAGAAACAAAGCAGACACGATAACTAGCGCTAAACCGAGTAACTTAATTGTAAGGCCTTGATTCATTTAGAAAATTATAATCTCAGCGGTTGTTTGCCAACATTATGACGGCAATAAGCCAAAAAGTGCAAATTAAAGCATTCAATTTCCCCTTTAGGACTTATCAATAACAGCCATTTAGAGTAAAATTTGCGCTCTTTCGCAATTCCTCCAGATTTACAGTCGAGATTGGTATGCTCATATTACGCGGTAACCCTGCCTTTTCTAATTTTCAAAAAGCACATTTACTCAAAGAAGCGTCATCTATCAGTTCGCAAGTTATTGATATTTATGGTGAATACGTACACTACGTGGATACCAACAGCGAGTTGGCTGATGAAGAATTGAAGATTCTTGAACGATTATTGGAATACGGCCCAAGCCGACCAGCCAGTGAGCATACTGGGCAGCGCTTGATTGTGGTACCACGCCCAGGAACCATTTCGCCATGGTCTTCGAAAGCAACCAACATCGCGCAAAACTGTAGTCTGGACAAAGTTGAGCGTATCGAGCGTGCAGTTGCGGTCTATTTCAAGACTAAAGATGGCGCTGAATTGGATGCTGATGTGGTTGCTCAACTAAAGCCACTTATTCATGACCGCATGACTCAGTCGGTATTCACTGAGCACAGTCAGGCGGAAGTTTTATTTGAACAGCACCAGCCGAAACCTTTGGCTCATGTCGATATTTTAGGTGGTGGCCGTAATGCACTGGTCAAAGCCAACACTGACATTGGTCTGGCTCTGGCGGAAGACGAAATTGATTATCTGGTAGAGAGTTTTACTAAATTGGGTCGTAATCCATCGGACGTTGAGCTGATGATGTTCGCCCAGGCAAACTCTGAGCACTGTCGCCACAAGATTTTTAATGCATCTTGGACTATTGATGGCATTGAGAAAGAGATGTCATTGTTCAAGATGATCAAAAACACCTATCAGGTTAACTCTGAAGGTGTGCTGTCAGCTTATAAAGATAATGCTGCCGTATTTGAAGGCTTTACCGCGCATCGTTTCTTCGCCAACGCGGAAACCAATGAATACCAATATCACTTAGAGCCTGTTCACGTACTGTGTAAGGTCGAAACCCATAACCACCCAACCTGTATTTCGCCATACCCAGGTGCTTCTACTGGCTCTGGCGGTGAAATTCGTGATGAAGGCGCAACCGGTATTGGTGGCAAACCAAAAGTTGGCTTGACTGGCTTTACTGTTTCAAACCTTAAACTACCCGGTTATATCCAGCCTTGGGAAACGGATTACGGTAAGCCTGAGCGTATCGTTACTGCATTGGATATTATGCTTGAAGGCCCGATTGGTGGCGCCAGCTTCAATAACGAGTTTGGTCGTCCGGCAGTGAACGGTTATTTCCGTACTTTCGAAGAAGAATTCGACTTTGAGTACGGAAAGGAAGTACGCGGTTACCACAAGCCAATTATGATTGCAGGCGGTATGGGTAACATCCGTGAGCAGCATGTTGAGAAAAAAGAAATTAAGCCAGGTTACAAAGTGATTGTACTGGGTGGTCCAGCGATGTTGATTGGTCTTGGCGGTGGTGCTGCATCATCGATGGCCTCCGGTTCCAGTCAGGAAGATTTAGATTTTGCTTCGGTACAGCGTGACAATCCTGAAATGGAGCGTCGTTGTCAGGAAGTGATAGACCGTTGCTGGGCAATGGGTGAGAAAAACCCAATCGAATTTATTCATGACGTTGGCGCGGGCGGCTTGTCGAACGCGATTCCAGAATTAGTACATGATGGCGAGCGCGGCGGTAAGTTCGAATTACGCCGTGTGCCAAATGCTGAAAAAGGCATGGCGCCTGTTGAAATCTGGTGTAACGAAGCACAGGAACGTTATGTCTTAGCGGTATCTCCTGACAACCTTTCAAAGTTCGAAGAAATCTGTGGTCGTGAGCGTTGCCCATTTGCAGTGGTTGGCGAAGCGACA
Coding sequences:
- a CDS encoding GspE/PulE family protein, yielding MSSTLSSFQLLDLLKKANWISEEQFQASRIHLRQVNPKLHPIEQVADLSLTRHDDHRSIIDEELLTQFVAKLYKLPYEKIDPLKIDVDGVTRVMSLAYAQRHNILVIHVDKDAEVVKVAVMYPEDLSWRESLEQVLRMKIVPVMGNPALIKRYQKEFYLLSASVKGANDIKLQKDNTVTNLEQLIELKGAEEADANDQHIVQIVDWLLQYAFKERASDIHIEPRREVGRIRFRIDGVLHKVYELPISITHAVISRLKILGRMDLAERRKPLDGRVKTKSPDGSEIELRLSTLPTAFGEKFVGRIFDPTVLTRNFDELGLEAETEATWRDMISQPTGIVLLTGPTGSGKTTTLYTSLKLLATPEVNICTIEDPIEMVDPNLNQMQVHHDIDLDFAAGVRALLRQDPDIIMIGEIRDKETAQMAVQAALTGHLVISTLHTNDAPSAMTRLIEIGVEPYLLNATMLGVMAQRLVRTLCKYCKEEVSTDPLAWKALVGENQKVPMPEKIFHPVGCDRCRHTGYQGRQGIYELLKVTDDLKTLVYEGAQIRQLRKQGIADGMNLLRVSGAYKVAAGLTTIDEVLRVAPRDTK
- the mltF gene encoding membrane-bound lytic murein transglycosylase MltF, encoding MNQGLTIKLLGLALVIVSALFLTSCTEEPKNQLESVQQQGYIKVYTRISPTTMYVGEEGFSGFEYDLVKLFADELGVRVQIVTENDIAKILREVSSGRADFAAAGLTVTKQREEYLRFGPPYQEITSKLVYKQGNDRPRDFSQVDKNLTVVANSSHSEELLNAQQDYPNLSWTERSDLTPQDLLDGVLDGTFDYTIVDSNELQLARQVQPELAVAFSISEPEPLAWAFPKGTDNSLYIKAIEFFSKIRGDGTLAYLTERYYGHLSKFDYVGNREFLRAIEDKLDKYRPYFYEAAANDLDWRLLAAMGYQESHWEPHARSPTGVRGLMMLTLNTAKQLGVKNRLDAEQSILGGADYLRLVKEKIPDRIEEPDRTWFALAAYNVGFGHLEDARRLAEGDGANPDKWLDVKEYLPLLRQKKWYSRTRYGYARGDEPVKYVNNIRMYYQVLKQVAEPKAGGSELVDPETESMQEGEEIGDNGQDEENILGTDEALAETESDKSQDDTEK